The following proteins are co-located in the Eleginops maclovinus isolate JMC-PN-2008 ecotype Puerto Natales chromosome 23, JC_Emac_rtc_rv5, whole genome shotgun sequence genome:
- the il12ba gene encoding interleukin 12Ba isoform X2, giving the protein MNPRIPPNVSWQQLCRKTRRKGKGFASSETSACTHIKVAINGRIGETNAKMKLFIFSIVCVFLQVSHQNPTGNWTLLPHILVVEVDGSWGQMPLRCLEQPEELLKRDTKIEDVFWRKNGDEEEQTGNTYMLEVEESLGGGNYTCHSKDGSLLNHTVVLIQENENNEDNLKCSATNHSGEFFCSWTGLSVLDGKVAFIKARRVSDNYETQCSVDKSGRRWKCSSGQSNLICSVNDTKEEILCLDEQHCPFTEESQHIYITVYVWTELFLLEIYSKLFFLSEIVKPDMVKISKVNNTTIQWSYPSSWNSPYSYFPLSFEIAQLKRGCKRCEDLCPDLKSIETLMFKSTDVCQFTVSQRKTRVVCVRAKDALCNSPWSEWSHIRMNRGRKKKNNKV; this is encoded by the exons ATGAATCCTCGGATACCGCCAAACGTTTCATGGCAACAATTATGTCGGAAAACACGAAGGAAG GGAAAGGGGTTTGCCTCTTCTGAAACGTCAGCATGCACTCACATAAAAGTCGCCATCAATGGAAGAATAGGAGAGACTAATGCCAAG ATgaagttattcattttcagtATCGTCTGTGTATTTCTGCAAGTCAGTCATCAAAATCCAACAGGAAACTGGACTCTTCTGCCCCACA TTTTGGTTGTGGAGGTGGATGGATCTTGGGGCCAGATGCCCTTGAGGTGCCTGGAGCAGCCGGAGGAGCTTCTGAAGAGAGACACGAAGATCGAGGATGTTTTTTGGAGAAAGAACGGAGATGAGGAAGAACAGACAGGAAACACCTACatgctggaggtggaggaaagCTTAGGAGGGGGAAACTACACCTGCCACAGCAAGGATGGATCGCTCCTCAATCACACTGTGGTCCTGATCCAAGAGAATGAAAATAACG AAGATAATTTAAAGTGCTCCGCTACTAATCACAGTGGAGAGTTCTTCTGCTCTTGGACCGGGCTCAGCGTTCTCGATGGCAAAGTAGCATTTATCAAAGCTCGACG TGTTTCTGACAACTATGAAACCCAGTGTTCTGTGGATAAAAGCGGTCGGCGTTGGAAGTGCTCCTCAGGTCAGAGTAACTTAATTTGTTCGGTGAACGACACCAAGGAGGAGATCTTGTGCCTGGATGAGCAGCACTGCCCATTCACTGAGGAGAGCCAGCATATCTACATCACTGTCTATGTGTGGACGGAGTTATTCCTTTTGGAGATCTACTCCAAACTCTTTTTCTTGTCAGAGATAG TGAAACCTGACATGGTGAAAATCAGTAAAGTCAATAATACTACGATACAGTGGAGTTACCCAAGCTCCTGGAACAGTCCCTACTCCTACTTCCCTCTGAGTTTCGAGATTGCCCAGCTCAAGCGGGGATGCAAGAGATGTGAGGACCTGTGCCCTGACTTAAAATCCATTGAG acATTGATGTTCAAATCTACAGACGTTTGTCAGTTTACGGTCAGTCAACGTAAGACTAGGGTGGTCTGTGTCCGGGCTAAAGATGCGCTCTGTAACTCACCATGGAGCGAGTGGAGCCACATCAG AATGAATAGAggcaggaagaagaaaaacaacaaagtttga
- the il12ba gene encoding interleukin 12Ba isoform X1 — translation MNPRIPPNVSWQQLCRKTRRKGKGFASSETSACTHIKVAINGRIGETNAKMKLFIFSIVCVFLQVSHQNPTGNWTLLPHILVVEVDGSWGQMPLRCLEQPEELLKRDTKIEDVFWRKNGDEEEQTGNTYMLEVEESLGGGNYTCHSKDGSLLNHTVVLIQENENNGRSYEDNLKCSATNHSGEFFCSWTGLSVLDGKVAFIKARRVSDNYETQCSVDKSGRRWKCSSGQSNLICSVNDTKEEILCLDEQHCPFTEESQHIYITVYVWTELFLLEIYSKLFFLSEIVKPDMVKISKVNNTTIQWSYPSSWNSPYSYFPLSFEIAQLKRGCKRCEDLCPDLKSIETLMFKSTDVCQFTVSQRKTRVVCVRAKDALCNSPWSEWSHIRMNRGRKKKNNKV, via the exons ATGAATCCTCGGATACCGCCAAACGTTTCATGGCAACAATTATGTCGGAAAACACGAAGGAAG GGAAAGGGGTTTGCCTCTTCTGAAACGTCAGCATGCACTCACATAAAAGTCGCCATCAATGGAAGAATAGGAGAGACTAATGCCAAG ATgaagttattcattttcagtATCGTCTGTGTATTTCTGCAAGTCAGTCATCAAAATCCAACAGGAAACTGGACTCTTCTGCCCCACA TTTTGGTTGTGGAGGTGGATGGATCTTGGGGCCAGATGCCCTTGAGGTGCCTGGAGCAGCCGGAGGAGCTTCTGAAGAGAGACACGAAGATCGAGGATGTTTTTTGGAGAAAGAACGGAGATGAGGAAGAACAGACAGGAAACACCTACatgctggaggtggaggaaagCTTAGGAGGGGGAAACTACACCTGCCACAGCAAGGATGGATCGCTCCTCAATCACACTGTGGTCCTGATCCAAGAGAATGAAAATAACGGTAGAAGCTACG AAGATAATTTAAAGTGCTCCGCTACTAATCACAGTGGAGAGTTCTTCTGCTCTTGGACCGGGCTCAGCGTTCTCGATGGCAAAGTAGCATTTATCAAAGCTCGACG TGTTTCTGACAACTATGAAACCCAGTGTTCTGTGGATAAAAGCGGTCGGCGTTGGAAGTGCTCCTCAGGTCAGAGTAACTTAATTTGTTCGGTGAACGACACCAAGGAGGAGATCTTGTGCCTGGATGAGCAGCACTGCCCATTCACTGAGGAGAGCCAGCATATCTACATCACTGTCTATGTGTGGACGGAGTTATTCCTTTTGGAGATCTACTCCAAACTCTTTTTCTTGTCAGAGATAG TGAAACCTGACATGGTGAAAATCAGTAAAGTCAATAATACTACGATACAGTGGAGTTACCCAAGCTCCTGGAACAGTCCCTACTCCTACTTCCCTCTGAGTTTCGAGATTGCCCAGCTCAAGCGGGGATGCAAGAGATGTGAGGACCTGTGCCCTGACTTAAAATCCATTGAG acATTGATGTTCAAATCTACAGACGTTTGTCAGTTTACGGTCAGTCAACGTAAGACTAGGGTGGTCTGTGTCCGGGCTAAAGATGCGCTCTGTAACTCACCATGGAGCGAGTGGAGCCACATCAG AATGAATAGAggcaggaagaagaaaaacaacaaagtttga
- the il12ba gene encoding interleukin 12Ba isoform X4, with the protein MKLFIFSIVCVFLQVSHQNPTGNWTLLPHILVVEVDGSWGQMPLRCLEQPEELLKRDTKIEDVFWRKNGDEEEQTGNTYMLEVEESLGGGNYTCHSKDGSLLNHTVVLIQENENNGRSYEDNLKCSATNHSGEFFCSWTGLSVLDGKVAFIKARRVSDNYETQCSVDKSGRRWKCSSGQSNLICSVNDTKEEILCLDEQHCPFTEESQHIYITVYVWTELFLLEIYSKLFFLSEIVKPDMVKISKVNNTTIQWSYPSSWNSPYSYFPLSFEIAQLKRGCKRCEDLCPDLKSIETLMFKSTDVCQFTVSQRKTRVVCVRAKDALCNSPWSEWSHIRMNRGRKKKNNKV; encoded by the exons ATgaagttattcattttcagtATCGTCTGTGTATTTCTGCAAGTCAGTCATCAAAATCCAACAGGAAACTGGACTCTTCTGCCCCACA TTTTGGTTGTGGAGGTGGATGGATCTTGGGGCCAGATGCCCTTGAGGTGCCTGGAGCAGCCGGAGGAGCTTCTGAAGAGAGACACGAAGATCGAGGATGTTTTTTGGAGAAAGAACGGAGATGAGGAAGAACAGACAGGAAACACCTACatgctggaggtggaggaaagCTTAGGAGGGGGAAACTACACCTGCCACAGCAAGGATGGATCGCTCCTCAATCACACTGTGGTCCTGATCCAAGAGAATGAAAATAACGGTAGAAGCTACG AAGATAATTTAAAGTGCTCCGCTACTAATCACAGTGGAGAGTTCTTCTGCTCTTGGACCGGGCTCAGCGTTCTCGATGGCAAAGTAGCATTTATCAAAGCTCGACG TGTTTCTGACAACTATGAAACCCAGTGTTCTGTGGATAAAAGCGGTCGGCGTTGGAAGTGCTCCTCAGGTCAGAGTAACTTAATTTGTTCGGTGAACGACACCAAGGAGGAGATCTTGTGCCTGGATGAGCAGCACTGCCCATTCACTGAGGAGAGCCAGCATATCTACATCACTGTCTATGTGTGGACGGAGTTATTCCTTTTGGAGATCTACTCCAAACTCTTTTTCTTGTCAGAGATAG TGAAACCTGACATGGTGAAAATCAGTAAAGTCAATAATACTACGATACAGTGGAGTTACCCAAGCTCCTGGAACAGTCCCTACTCCTACTTCCCTCTGAGTTTCGAGATTGCCCAGCTCAAGCGGGGATGCAAGAGATGTGAGGACCTGTGCCCTGACTTAAAATCCATTGAG acATTGATGTTCAAATCTACAGACGTTTGTCAGTTTACGGTCAGTCAACGTAAGACTAGGGTGGTCTGTGTCCGGGCTAAAGATGCGCTCTGTAACTCACCATGGAGCGAGTGGAGCCACATCAG AATGAATAGAggcaggaagaagaaaaacaacaaagtttga
- the il12ba gene encoding interleukin 12Ba isoform X3, producing MNPRIPPNVSWQQLCRKTRRKMKLFIFSIVCVFLQVSHQNPTGNWTLLPHILVVEVDGSWGQMPLRCLEQPEELLKRDTKIEDVFWRKNGDEEEQTGNTYMLEVEESLGGGNYTCHSKDGSLLNHTVVLIQENENNGRSYEDNLKCSATNHSGEFFCSWTGLSVLDGKVAFIKARRVSDNYETQCSVDKSGRRWKCSSGQSNLICSVNDTKEEILCLDEQHCPFTEESQHIYITVYVWTELFLLEIYSKLFFLSEIVKPDMVKISKVNNTTIQWSYPSSWNSPYSYFPLSFEIAQLKRGCKRCEDLCPDLKSIETLMFKSTDVCQFTVSQRKTRVVCVRAKDALCNSPWSEWSHIRMNRGRKKKNNKV from the exons ATGAATCCTCGGATACCGCCAAACGTTTCATGGCAACAATTATGTCGGAAAACACGAAGGAAG ATgaagttattcattttcagtATCGTCTGTGTATTTCTGCAAGTCAGTCATCAAAATCCAACAGGAAACTGGACTCTTCTGCCCCACA TTTTGGTTGTGGAGGTGGATGGATCTTGGGGCCAGATGCCCTTGAGGTGCCTGGAGCAGCCGGAGGAGCTTCTGAAGAGAGACACGAAGATCGAGGATGTTTTTTGGAGAAAGAACGGAGATGAGGAAGAACAGACAGGAAACACCTACatgctggaggtggaggaaagCTTAGGAGGGGGAAACTACACCTGCCACAGCAAGGATGGATCGCTCCTCAATCACACTGTGGTCCTGATCCAAGAGAATGAAAATAACGGTAGAAGCTACG AAGATAATTTAAAGTGCTCCGCTACTAATCACAGTGGAGAGTTCTTCTGCTCTTGGACCGGGCTCAGCGTTCTCGATGGCAAAGTAGCATTTATCAAAGCTCGACG TGTTTCTGACAACTATGAAACCCAGTGTTCTGTGGATAAAAGCGGTCGGCGTTGGAAGTGCTCCTCAGGTCAGAGTAACTTAATTTGTTCGGTGAACGACACCAAGGAGGAGATCTTGTGCCTGGATGAGCAGCACTGCCCATTCACTGAGGAGAGCCAGCATATCTACATCACTGTCTATGTGTGGACGGAGTTATTCCTTTTGGAGATCTACTCCAAACTCTTTTTCTTGTCAGAGATAG TGAAACCTGACATGGTGAAAATCAGTAAAGTCAATAATACTACGATACAGTGGAGTTACCCAAGCTCCTGGAACAGTCCCTACTCCTACTTCCCTCTGAGTTTCGAGATTGCCCAGCTCAAGCGGGGATGCAAGAGATGTGAGGACCTGTGCCCTGACTTAAAATCCATTGAG acATTGATGTTCAAATCTACAGACGTTTGTCAGTTTACGGTCAGTCAACGTAAGACTAGGGTGGTCTGTGTCCGGGCTAAAGATGCGCTCTGTAACTCACCATGGAGCGAGTGGAGCCACATCAG AATGAATAGAggcaggaagaagaaaaacaacaaagtttga